One Verrucomicrobiota bacterium genomic window carries:
- a CDS encoding DUF58 domain-containing protein: MDPRALMAIQNLEWRARVVVEGFWSGLHRSPYHGFSVEFSEYRQYAPGDDPRFLDWRLYGRTDRHFVRKFEDETNLRCFLLLDLSKSMDYASRGVLKADYARTLAATLARFLHLQGDAVGLLSFDERIREAVPARNRPGHLRRLMLALEKECGGVGTDLATPLKRLLEILKRRSLAVFISDFMSPLDGFELPLGTLRAGGHEVVVFQIADPMEEDLDFGDTVRLKDLETGREIDLDAPTFRERYRAKRAAHRQALEAICARHGTAVRVLRTDTPLEWALLDFLKARRQRGRGNAARM, translated from the coding sequence CTTGATGGCCATCCAGAATCTGGAATGGCGCGCTCGCGTCGTGGTCGAGGGGTTTTGGAGCGGCCTTCATCGCAGCCCTTACCACGGTTTCTCCGTCGAGTTCTCCGAGTACCGCCAGTACGCCCCGGGTGATGATCCGCGCTTTCTCGACTGGAGATTGTACGGGCGGACGGACCGGCATTTTGTCCGGAAGTTCGAGGATGAGACCAACCTGCGCTGTTTTCTCCTGCTGGACCTGAGCAAGTCGATGGATTACGCGTCACGCGGGGTTTTGAAAGCGGATTACGCGCGGACCCTGGCCGCGACGCTGGCGCGGTTTCTCCATTTGCAGGGCGACGCGGTGGGCTTGTTGTCCTTCGACGAGCGCATTCGGGAGGCGGTGCCGGCGCGGAATCGTCCCGGGCATTTGCGGAGGCTGATGCTGGCGCTGGAGAAGGAGTGCGGAGGGGTAGGCACGGACTTGGCGACTCCTTTGAAGCGGCTTCTGGAAATCCTGAAGCGGCGCAGTCTGGCGGTGTTCATCTCCGATTTCATGTCGCCCCTGGATGGATTCGAGTTGCCGCTGGGAACCTTGCGCGCCGGCGGGCATGAGGTCGTCGTTTTTCAGATCGCGGACCCGATGGAGGAGGATTTGGATTTTGGCGACACGGTGCGGTTGAAGGATTTGGAAACGGGCCGCGAAATCGACCTCGACGCGCCCACCTTCCGCGAACGCTATCGCGCCAAACGCGCGGCTCATCGGCAGGCGTTGGAGGCCATTTGCGCCCGGCACGGGACGGCCGTCCGGGTCTTGCGCACGGACACGCCCTTGGAATGGGCGTTGCTCGACTTTCTCAAGGCGCGCCGCCAGCGGGGGCGTGGAAACGCGGCGCGGATGTAG